AACCCCTCACCATCGAGGGACGCCCGTTCACCATGCGCCCCCTCACGTTCCGGGAGCAGGCGCGCCTCGCGGCCTTCCCGCAGGACGGCAGCAGCCGCGCCATCACTGAATTCACCGCCGCGCACCTCGCGGAACTCCTCAACGTGCGCGCCCTCCCCAGTGACAACCCCGACCAGGACCAGCAGGCTGTCACCGCCAACTGGCTCCTCGACCACCTCGGCGCCGCCGAACTCCAGCAGATCCTCACGCTGATCCAGAACGGCCCAAACGCCGACGGGGCGGAGACGGAGGACCCGCCCAGCGAGGCGGCCGCGTCGACGCCCTCCTGAGCGTCCTGGCCGAATACGCCCGCGCGTACCACGTCCCGCATCTCGACGCGGTCCTCGACGAACCCCACTGCCTGAAAGAGGTGCTCGTCGAGCAGCACCGCCTGCACCGCTTCCTGGAACTGCGGCCCGTGTACGACCACATGGTCGCGCACCTCAACAGCAACGGCGGCAAGAGCGACAGCGGCAAGAAAACCCCCCGCAGCAAACTGTTCACGCTGGAGGACGTCATGCCTGCCATGCTCATCCCGCCCGAACTGCGGGGCGTGCAGTTCACTCGCGAGGAAGCTCAGGCGATCGTCGCGGCGTTCCCGCACCTGCGCGGCGCCGGATGGGTCCTGAACGCCCTCGTGAACCGCGTCATCAGCGCCGAGAAGCTCGAAGCGCTCGCCAACACCTGAAGCCCGCTGGTCCCGTCGCGCTTGCGCCGGTTAAAAACCCAGCGGCCTCCACAGCTCCCGAGCGTCCCCTGCTGGACTTGTGCCACGTCCGGTAGGGGAGAGCGGGTACGGTAAGTACCCTTTCGTGGCGCTGGCCATTGCGGCCCAGGAAGTCAAAGTGAGCGATTCAGTAGGTGTTTGTCCGGTTTGCGAGTACTGGGACGGGGATCACGCGCCGGAGTGCGTGATCAGCCGCCTGCGGGACTTGGGTGTCGAGGGGCGACAGGCGCACCGGCGGGCGCTGCTGCTCGTGACGCTACTGACGGCCGGGGAGGGGATGACCCTCGCCCACCTCGCGGACGTGACCGGTGTGACCCTGGAGGACGTCCGGGACATCGTGCGCGCCCTGTTCACCGAGGGCCTCGCGTACCCCGATTGGAGCGTGGCGGGCAGGGTGCACCTGACGACCGCGCCGCACGTACAGGATGCGTGTCTTGCGGCGGCCGATCTGCTGGGCCTGACGCTCGCGCAGCCCCGCGTGCCGCACTCGCCGCTGCTGAAAGGCTTTAAATGAACCGCATCAAAATCTAGAATCATTTTTTCCGAGGCATGGCGACCAAATCTAATTCCAGCGCATCAAGGATGCGCTGCCAATTTTCAGGAATCCGGCCGCTATGTCCATTGAGCAGGCGAGAGAGGTTGGGAGGCTCAAGGTCGATGCTCTGCGCGAAGTCCTTCTGGGAGATCCCGCGTTCTTTTAGGGCCTTGGCAACGGCCTCGCGGACCTGATCGTTCATTCCTGTCATCGTATCACCGAGATAATCTTATCAATATTTGACAAGATTATCAAGCAGTGATAACCTGATGGCAGCAGAAAAGGGGCCAGCTTCCTACGGCCTCAGCCCCTTCTGCGACCTAGGGAGGTCTGTATGACAGTGTATGGCATCAAGCAGAGCCTGCGGGGCATCTGCTCTAAGTGCGGCGCGCCCGACGGCGTCCGATTCGAGACGAACGTGCTCCTCTGCCCCCGCTGCACCACCGTCCAGGGCACCACCGACGCGGCGGACGATCACCTGGAACGCCTGATCGATTCCGCCCTGCACGCTTTCATGGACGCCTGGGAAGTGAACCCCGTCTTCAGCGCCGCGCCCGCTGCCCTGGCGGACCTCATCGCTGAGAACCTGAACGGCGCCCTGGAACGCGTGCAGGAACAGCGCGAGATGGCAGGTGAGCAGTGATGCCCCGTGGCAAACACTGGAACCCCAGCCTGATCGAACCCTGCCGTGGCTGCGGCCAGCGCGAAGGGCGCCCCGTTCAGAGTGCTAACGGTTACCTCTGCTCGACCTGCCATCAGGACGAGATCAACTACAGCGCCGCCAAAGCGGAGATCACCGAAGCACTGTCCCCAATCCTGAACGAACTGCTGGACGTGTGGGAAGACAACCCCACCATGCGCCGCGACCACGCCAGCCTGAACGAGCTGTTCTCCGAGGGCCTGGCGCAGATTGGCGCGCAGATTCTCCTCGAACGCGCCGCCCGCAGGCCCCGTAGGCGCTGATGTACCGGAGCGGCGATGCGTACAAGTCCAAGCATCGCCGCCGCGCCAAGGCAGTCGGCGCGCGCGGCAGCTTCGACAAGTGGGACGTCAGCATCCGCCTGGCTAAGCAGCGCGGACGGTGCCACTACTGTGGGGAAAGACTCGACACCCACGGGCCCAACAAATTCCAGGCGGACCACTGGATACCGCTCAGCCGAGGAGGAACGAACTATGCCGTCAACATCGTCTGCGCCTGCCCCGGCTGCAACCTCGCCAAAGGCGACAAGCTCCCGTGGGAATTCCGGCCAGCCCGCTGGGACCCAGGAGCGCGGCGTGACGACTGAAATGAAGACCTGCACCGTCTGCGCGGAACAGCTCCCGGCAACCCGGGAGTATTTCTACGCTGACAAGAAACCAGGCAGTCTGCGGGCACGGTGTAAGGCCTGTGAAGTGGCGAGACAGATGGTTACGTATCGCAAGAAGAACCCGCCACGCCTGAATGTTCCTGCAACGGCAAAGGCGTGCACCAAGTGCAAAGTTGAGAAGGCCTTGGACGATTTCCCGCGCAGCAAGCGCATGCGAGACGGACATTGCTCCTGGTGCAAAACGTGCCATGCACAGGCGGATAAGGCTCGCAAAACGAAAATGGCGCCCGAACAGAAGCAAGAGCGGCAGCGGGCCCGGTGGGCCAACCGGAAACTCGCTCTTCAGCAGCGACGCCGTGAGGGTGTAATTCCCGATCTGCGCGTGGACAAGAAGAAGCGAAGTGAGACTCTCGATCTGATCGGTCACGTCCCTTTCGGGGTCGCCGGGATCTACAGCATCACCAACCGTCTCACAGGGCAGGTCTACGTCGGCAGCGCTCTGTGCGTCAGGGGGCGCTGGGCGACCCACATCTGGAGACTGCGCCGGGGCAATCATCATTCCAGGCGTCTGCAAGGCGCGTGGACGCGTGACGGTGAGACTCAATTCGCCTTTGCCCTACTTGAGCAAGTGACAGCTGAACAGCATCTCCTGACCATCGAGCAGGCCTGGATTAACTTCCTGCGTGCATATGCGCCGCGAGGTGGGTACAACACCAGCCCACTGGCGGGCAGCACGAGGGGAATCAAGAAAACACCAGACCAAATCGAACGGCACCGTCAGCAGATGCACGAGTCAGCCCACCCTTACTTCGTGAAGCATCCTGATGGACGCACTGAACTCGTCCCCAACATTGGATTATTCGCGCAGGCGAATGGCCTCAGCGCGAGCAATCTTCGTCGTGTTGGCGCGGGGCAGCAGGCCATGCACAAAGGCTACTGGTGCCGCAAGGCAACTGAGCAGGAACGGCGATCATTCTTGGCATAGGCTGCGGCATGACCCAAGATCAGAATCTGGCACTGGCGCAGCAGATGTACCTTTCGCAGCAGAAGAACGTGACCGTCTACGTTCTTCTGGCACTGCTTTTGGGAGGACTGGGTGTCCACCACTTTTACCTTGGTCGCACTACCCCAGGTCTCTTACATCTGCTGCTCTGCTGGACTCTTGTTCCAAGTGTTCTGGCAGTCGCGCACGCCATCAACGGGCGTAAGGCGGTGCGCGATCGCAACACCGAGATCGCTCGTCACGTCGCGACCACCCTGGGAGCGCCAGTCGATCCGCTGTTGAAAATGGCCATGATCTGACCCTCAAACCGAGATCCACGCCGCCCCGCCCGGGGCGGTTTTCTATTCCACCCCTTTCCCGCTGGAGGTTCCCGCATGTCCACTCGCGTCGGTGCCGCGCACCTCGACCTGACCGTCCTCACCGCCCCCGCCCGGCGCGAACTGACCGCGTTTGCAGCCAATGCCCGCGCGCTGCTCACCGGCCTGTCCCGCCCCGTCAAGATCGAGGTGAAGGCCGACGCGGCCCAGGTGCGCACCCAGGTGGACGCCGTGAAGGCCGAGTTCACGAACCTCCAGAACAGCCTGAAGAACGTCCTGAAGGTCGACGTGAGTGCCCTGAAGAGCGTGATCAGCAAGATCGGTAAGCAGATCACGGACCTGACGGCTCTGGAGACGAAACTCCGCGCCCTGGGGAATGGCGGTAGTGGGGGCGGTGGTACGGGGGCCGGTGGCGGCAGTCCCGGTGTCAACAACCAGTACGCCGCGCAGCTGCGAGGCCTGCAGGCCGATCTGAAGAACAGCGCCCTGAGTACCGCGCAGTTCGAACTGGCCACCCGCAACCTCAAGACCACCATCGACAGTGAAATCGCGTCCCTGCGCGCCGCCGGTCCGCTCACGCAGGCCCAGCAGGCCCGTCTGGACGCCCTGCGCGTCAGTAGCGCCCAGGCCGGAACGGCCCTCAAGGGTCTCGCCGACCAGCAGGCCCGCGCGACCCGTGAAGCTGCCAGGGGTGCCGAGCGCACCCAGGTGGACGGCGTGCGTCGCCTCGCCACGGAACTCCAGAACGCCCAGAGCCGCTACGACCGGGGCGCGCTGAGTCTGCGCGGGTACCTGCGGGAGATGCAGCGCATCCAGGCGGCCGGCAGCGGCATGGCGTCCGGCCTGACCGCCGGGAGTCGCGCCGCGACGGACCTGGAACGCGTGATGGGTGGCCTCAACCGCGCCACGCGCGGATTGAATGATGCTTCCATAACCAAGATTCGGACCGACCTCGCTGCGGCCAGGGCGGAGTTCGAGCGGGCTACGGCGGCGGCGGGAAGGTTTGGCGACAAGCGCGCTGCCATCCAGGCGTACGAGGCGAGCATGCGCAGCCTCGAAACGCGCATCCGAAGCGTTGGTGAACGGGCCACGATCACCGCCCGGCAGACTGGCGAACTGGGCCGCATCAGTACGAACATCCGCAGCAGCCTGAACAGCCTGAACAGTAGTCCCAGTGGTGTAGGTCTCGCGGGTAGCATCATGGCAGCCCTTAAGCAGCTGCCGCAATTCGCTGCCGCCGCCGGGGGCAGCCTGGGTGCAGCAGCAGCGCAGGCAACCTCCCTGAGTGGGGGCCTCATGGCTGCTGGAGGCGCCGCAGCTAAGGTTAACCCCATACTTGCGGCACTCGTTGCGGTTGTCGCTGGTCTCGTCGCAGTGCTGGCAAGCAGTATCGGGCCAGCCGCGCAGTTCCAGCAGACGCTGACCGACATCAAGGCCCTGACCCAGCCGACGACAGCCGAACTGGAGCGTCTACGTCAGGCCACATTCGACGTCGGAAAGCCCCTCGGGGTGGGCGCGCGTGACGCGGCCGCCGCCGTCCTGGAACTGAACAAGGCAGGCCTGTCCGCGAAGGACGCCGTGGGCGGTGGGCTGAAGGGCGCGCTGGATCTTGCTGGGGCTGCGGGAATTAGCGCGGCTGAGGGCGCCACCATCGCCGTGAGCGCCATGACCGCGTTCGGTCTGCAGGCGCAGCAACTGCCGGGCGTCGCCGACGTGTTCGCCAACTTCGCGAACAAAACATTCCTCGGAGCCCAGGACCTGTCCCAGGCGATTGCCGCCGTGGGTCCGGTCGCGCGGGACGCTGGGATCGGCCTCGAGCAGTTCGCCGGGCTGATGGCCACCCTCGCGCAGGGCGGCTTCAAGAACATGAGTGACGCGGGCACGTCACTCAAGACCATGCTGCTGAGCCTCACGGCACCGAGCAGTGAGGCGGCGAAAGCGCTGAGGGCGGTCAATGTCAGCGCCTTCGACAGCAAGGGGCAGACACGACCCCTCAATGCCGTGCTTGCTGATCTGCGCGCCAAGCTTGTGCAGCTCACGCCTGAAGCTCAAAAGGGCGTCCTTAAACAAATTTTTGGTACCGACGCGATTCGGGCCGCGCAAATCCTGCTGCGTGAAGGGCCCCGCGCCATCAACGCCAATACCGAAGCGATGCGGAAACAGGGCGAAGCGGCCCGCGTCGCGAAGGAACGACTCGACTCCCTCCAGGGCGCCGGGAAGCAGTTCGGCGCGGCATTCGAACAGCTGAAAATTCAGATCGGCACGCCGTTCCTCGCGGCGCTGACTGGCATCGTACGGGGCGCCACTGGTGCCGTGAACGCCCTGACCAGCCTGAACGACCAGGCTGCCAAGGGGCAGGGGCCGCTGGCCGGACTGCGTGACCTCGCGCAGGCCCTCGGCAGCACTTTCGGCAGCGTGTTCGCGGGCATTGCGGCCCTGTGGAATTCGCTCCTCGCGCCGGTCTTCCGGGCGCTGGGTGCGGTGGTCGGCGTGGTCCTCCAGGGGATCGTCACCGGCCTGACCGCGTTCTTCAAC
The Deinococcus grandis genome window above contains:
- a CDS encoding helix-turn-helix domain-containing protein, whose product is MNDQVREAVAKALKERGISQKDFAQSIDLEPPNLSRLLNGHSGRIPENWQRILDALELDLVAMPRKK
- a CDS encoding HNH endonuclease, with translation MYRSGDAYKSKHRRRAKAVGARGSFDKWDVSIRLAKQRGRCHYCGERLDTHGPNKFQADHWIPLSRGGTNYAVNIVCACPGCNLAKGDKLPWEFRPARWDPGARRDD
- a CDS encoding GIY-YIG nuclease family protein gives rise to the protein MTTEMKTCTVCAEQLPATREYFYADKKPGSLRARCKACEVARQMVTYRKKNPPRLNVPATAKACTKCKVEKALDDFPRSKRMRDGHCSWCKTCHAQADKARKTKMAPEQKQERQRARWANRKLALQQRRREGVIPDLRVDKKKRSETLDLIGHVPFGVAGIYSITNRLTGQVYVGSALCVRGRWATHIWRLRRGNHHSRRLQGAWTRDGETQFAFALLEQVTAEQHLLTIEQAWINFLRAYAPRGGYNTSPLAGSTRGIKKTPDQIERHRQQMHESAHPYFVKHPDGRTELVPNIGLFAQANGLSASNLRRVGAGQQAMHKGYWCRKATEQERRSFLA
- a CDS encoding NINE protein, yielding MTQDQNLALAQQMYLSQQKNVTVYVLLALLLGGLGVHHFYLGRTTPGLLHLLLCWTLVPSVLAVAHAINGRKAVRDRNTEIARHVATTLGAPVDPLLKMAMI